One genomic segment of Gossypium arboreum isolate Shixiya-1 chromosome 3, ASM2569848v2, whole genome shotgun sequence includes these proteins:
- the LOC108482332 gene encoding uncharacterized protein LOC108482332 produces MSNKSPIFPMPEPHHFSDYGFDPQFHYFQVLEQARKHKKGTRDFIDSLQFKLEKPISKDDPKSKTKKYWWRNALLFFNWKKWSPNSNNQHDDRAKAKALRASNSGPIYMIETSNNGSTTPYRTSSRPSSGPLTGISTPYISLRELNMEQQQHRVSTSSLPIYLVT; encoded by the exons ATGTCAAACAAATCACCAATCTTTCCAATGCCTGAGCCTCACCACTTCAGTGATTATGGCTTCGACCCCCAATTCCACTATTTCCAG GTTTTGGAACAAGCAAGGAAGCACAAGAAAGGGACGCGAGACTTCATTGATTCACTACAGTTCAAGCTCGAAAAACCCATCTCTAAAGACGACCCAAAGTCTAAAACGAAGAAATATTGGTGGAGAAATGCTCTCTTGTTCTTCAACTGGAAAAAATGGTCTCCAAATAGCAATAATCAACATGACGATCGAGCAAAGGCTAAAGCTTTAAGGGCATCGAATTCAGGACCAATTTACATGATTGAGACCAGCAATAATGGTTCAACCACTCCTTATCGAACCAGTAGCCGACCATCTTCAGGCCCTTTGACTGGAATTTCGACTCCTTATATTAGTCTTAGGGAACTTAACATGGAGCAACAACAACATAGGGTTTCTACTTCTTCTTTACCCATATATTTGGTCACTTAA